A single region of the Palaeococcus ferrophilus DSM 13482 genome encodes:
- a CDS encoding TldD/PmbA family protein: MIDELIGILERENVEWELYWEKGRGSSFKIERGELERAQRKFHSGVGLRIGVDGKQGFSYITGLTHDRGTLEKFVKHTIKLAKVGGVPFLGFPDRKPVPRVKDLYDPKIENMGFEEALNDALELLGSERAEMERLGSEYLFSASLAFGVAHDGVANSNGIFMESEATAMTVSTYVVRRGDKTGTGSHYLTFRTLPKLEDAFEEGISKALEEAELSYMARPLESYGGELLLEPHALSAVIGILVENLNAENVHHGRSRFREPGEEVGGGLTLVDDATLPGGMGSYPFDGEGNPGRRTPLVEDGQLKSFLFDEYYARLFGVESTGNAVRDFRTKPHIGTSNIIVEPGKESLEDFEGVIIKRVFGEHTANPVSGDFSLTVGLGYVVRNGEVVPFKDNMFTGNVFELLKKVRAVGDKTERIGTFIAPRVLTEGRVV, translated from the coding sequence ATGATAGACGAGCTCATAGGAATCCTCGAGAGGGAAAACGTTGAGTGGGAGCTCTACTGGGAGAAAGGGAGGGGAAGTTCTTTTAAAATAGAGCGCGGAGAACTTGAGAGGGCCCAGCGTAAGTTTCACTCTGGGGTAGGCCTCAGAATCGGCGTGGACGGGAAGCAGGGCTTTTCCTACATCACGGGCCTTACCCACGATAGGGGGACCCTCGAGAAGTTCGTTAAGCATACCATAAAGCTCGCGAAGGTTGGTGGGGTTCCGTTCCTGGGCTTTCCCGACCGGAAGCCCGTTCCCAGGGTAAAGGACCTCTACGACCCCAAGATAGAGAACATGGGCTTTGAGGAGGCCCTTAACGATGCCCTCGAGCTCCTCGGGAGTGAGAGGGCCGAGATGGAGCGCCTCGGGAGCGAGTACCTTTTTTCCGCCTCCCTCGCCTTCGGAGTGGCTCACGACGGTGTGGCCAACTCCAACGGTATCTTTATGGAGAGTGAGGCCACGGCCATGACGGTATCCACCTACGTGGTGAGGAGAGGGGATAAAACGGGGACCGGGAGCCACTACCTTACTTTCAGGACGCTCCCCAAACTCGAGGATGCCTTTGAGGAGGGTATCTCGAAGGCCCTCGAGGAGGCCGAACTGAGCTACATGGCGAGGCCCCTTGAGAGCTATGGTGGGGAGCTCCTCCTTGAACCCCACGCCCTCTCCGCGGTGATAGGTATTCTCGTCGAGAACCTCAACGCGGAGAACGTCCACCACGGACGCTCCCGCTTTAGGGAGCCGGGCGAGGAGGTTGGGGGCGGTTTAACCCTCGTGGACGATGCGACCCTTCCAGGAGGGATGGGGAGCTATCCTTTCGACGGGGAGGGCAACCCCGGGAGGAGAACGCCCCTCGTTGAGGACGGCCAGCTTAAGAGCTTCCTCTTTGACGAGTACTACGCGAGGCTCTTTGGGGTGGAGAGCACGGGGAACGCGGTCAGGGACTTCAGGACAAAGCCCCACATCGGGACGAGCAACATTATCGTGGAGCCGGGGAAGGAAAGCCTTGAGGACTTCGAGGGAGTCATCATAAAGCGGGTCTTCGGGGAGCACACCGCCAACCCCGTGAGCGGCGACTTCTCCCTAACCGTCGGACTGGGCTACGTGGTGAGGAATGGGGAGGTAGTGCCCTTCAAGGACAACATGTTTACCGGAAACGTCTTCGAGCTGCTGAAGAAGGTAAGGGCCGTTGGCGATAAAACGGAGCGCATAGGAACTTTCATAGCGCCTAGGGTTCTCACGGAGGGCAGGGTGGTTTGA
- a CDS encoding alpha-amylase family glycosyl hydrolase yields MRRVAVLLILLLLLPGVSAYQIPEKGVIYQIMVDRFYDGNSSNNAPLYDPDHRNYRLYWGGDLEGITEKLDYLQSLGVTVLWLSPLNDNVDTMVFASAPYHGYWTKDYKRIEEHFGDWEAFRRLVEEAKKRGICIVVDYVPNHSNPATDGEFGALYDNGTFITNYYADRKNATVNPYTGSIENVYRHNGNIKNYYGWEMKSKNLYGLADFNHLNPWVDSYLKEGAELFVNSGACGFRLDAVKHMDLGWLVGFYTHFDEPLFTFGEYYKLDTSRDDDMGWLYLYSDYAPVINIPIRGAIVDTFAKAGSMKRLAETLEGYFSGFVYPAKQINFLDSHDLVRFLNENPDRERYHMALALTLTLPGVPVVYYGDESYLVSHDGNGDPYNRPMMVFDNATEASRIIRTLAELRKNNDGLAYGNLSTLYADYDTWAFERAFGGERVLVVVNKLDSRELSLNLGWPDGTYRDVLYGVEMEVKGGKAVISAPAHRVLVFPYGGEQKKPLLGSLTPYTARPGMRVIVGGALEGDEDFFVGGKKAKVVERGEGYAVIAVPELKTPKAWIDVWAKGKEESNHLKLHYLSGKVRASLLVVNASLVNGGELWIKGDIPELAEPMPLFRNGEYYFQIVPLPEGRTFSVELYGDDLEPLNVTLYGRTNATVLLTTEKPEEKGTCGPALILLVALLALLFRGAR; encoded by the coding sequence ATGCGTAGAGTAGCGGTACTGCTCATACTTTTACTCCTCCTCCCCGGGGTCTCGGCGTATCAAATCCCCGAGAAGGGGGTTATCTACCAGATAATGGTTGACCGCTTCTACGACGGCAACTCAAGCAACAACGCCCCCCTCTACGACCCGGACCACAGGAACTACCGCCTCTACTGGGGCGGGGACCTCGAGGGAATAACGGAAAAGCTCGACTACCTCCAGAGCCTCGGCGTGACGGTGCTGTGGCTTTCCCCTCTCAACGACAACGTGGACACTATGGTCTTCGCGAGCGCCCCCTACCACGGCTACTGGACGAAAGACTACAAGCGGATAGAGGAACACTTCGGGGACTGGGAAGCGTTTAGAAGACTCGTCGAGGAGGCAAAAAAGCGCGGGATTTGCATCGTGGTTGACTACGTCCCCAACCACTCCAACCCGGCCACGGATGGCGAGTTTGGAGCCCTCTACGACAACGGCACCTTCATCACCAACTACTACGCGGACAGAAAGAACGCCACCGTGAACCCTTACACGGGGAGCATTGAGAACGTCTACCGCCACAACGGCAACATCAAGAACTACTACGGCTGGGAGATGAAATCGAAAAACCTCTACGGTCTGGCCGACTTCAACCACCTCAACCCGTGGGTTGATTCTTACCTCAAGGAGGGCGCGGAGCTCTTCGTTAACAGCGGCGCCTGCGGCTTCCGCCTCGATGCCGTGAAGCACATGGACCTCGGCTGGCTCGTGGGCTTCTACACACACTTCGATGAGCCCCTCTTCACCTTCGGCGAGTACTACAAGCTCGATACGAGCAGGGACGACGATATGGGGTGGCTCTACCTCTACTCCGACTACGCACCGGTGATCAACATCCCGATAAGGGGAGCAATAGTGGACACCTTCGCCAAAGCTGGGAGCATGAAGCGTCTAGCTGAGACGCTTGAGGGGTATTTCTCGGGCTTCGTCTATCCGGCCAAGCAAATCAACTTCCTCGACAGCCACGACCTCGTGCGCTTCCTCAACGAGAACCCCGACAGGGAGAGGTACCACATGGCACTCGCCCTCACACTCACGCTCCCGGGGGTTCCGGTTGTTTACTACGGGGACGAGAGCTACCTGGTCAGCCACGACGGCAATGGGGACCCCTACAACAGGCCCATGATGGTCTTCGACAACGCCACGGAGGCATCGAGGATAATAAGAACCCTCGCGGAGCTTAGGAAGAACAACGACGGCCTTGCCTACGGGAACCTGAGCACCCTCTATGCAGACTACGATACGTGGGCCTTCGAGAGGGCCTTCGGCGGGGAGAGGGTTCTCGTGGTGGTGAACAAGCTCGACTCAAGGGAGCTCTCCCTGAACCTGGGCTGGCCCGATGGCACCTACAGGGACGTCCTCTACGGCGTGGAGATGGAGGTTAAGGGCGGAAAGGCAGTTATAAGCGCCCCCGCCCACAGGGTTCTCGTCTTCCCCTACGGTGGGGAGCAGAAGAAGCCCCTCCTTGGCTCGCTCACCCCCTACACCGCCCGGCCCGGGATGAGGGTTATCGTAGGGGGAGCCCTTGAGGGGGACGAGGACTTCTTCGTGGGCGGAAAGAAGGCGAAGGTGGTCGAGCGCGGCGAGGGCTATGCGGTGATAGCGGTTCCGGAGCTGAAAACGCCCAAGGCGTGGATTGACGTGTGGGCGAAGGGGAAGGAGGAGAGCAACCACCTCAAACTGCACTATTTGAGCGGAAAAGTCAGGGCCTCGCTCCTCGTGGTGAACGCGAGCCTCGTCAATGGGGGTGAGCTCTGGATAAAGGGCGACATTCCGGAGCTGGCGGAGCCAATGCCCCTGTTCCGGAACGGGGAGTACTACTTCCAGATAGTGCCCCTGCCGGAGGGGAGAACCTTCTCCGTTGAGCTCTACGGAGATGACCTTGAGCCCCTCAACGTGACGCTCTACGGGAGAACCAACGCCACCGTGCTCCTAACCACCGAAAAGCCGGAAGAAAAGGGGACGTGCGGACCGGCGCTGATACTCTTGGTAGCCCTGCTCGCCCTGCTCTTCAGAGGAGCTCGGTGA
- a CDS encoding TldD/PmbA family protein — protein sequence MEYEAIVRKAEELARRHGIDYYEVRIVRTTALGIHMQNSELEELSANTEVGIGVRAFKGSWGFSSANDLSRAEKAIETAMKIARLSGGSSRVYEGDPVKDRAVIPMGRPFDDVSLEEKLELVREIDGHLMGEGISNRSVSYGEGVKRQFYFNSVGSEVETVVPRARLFFSATAKENAEMQSYWKIFGGTGGWEIIERVNVEEWASFVKEKALSLLRASPPPSGEFEVIADPELAGVFIHEAIGHAAEADAVKTGESILAGRLGERIGVEGLTVVDDPTLPGRFGSYVYDDEGIKARRVEIIKDGVLLNYLNDRETSAVLNLEPNGHGRAQSYAHQPLVRMSNTFIEPGDWSFEEMVAEVRRGLYMVGDKGGEVDIANGTFTFGAKEGYLIENGEIKAHLRDVALSGKILDVLREIRAIGKDLRVDFPGYCGKGQWVPVDDGGPHILTRALVGGLK from the coding sequence TTGGAGTACGAAGCCATTGTGAGAAAGGCCGAGGAGCTTGCGAGAAGGCACGGGATTGATTATTACGAGGTTAGAATCGTCAGAACGACCGCTCTGGGGATTCACATGCAGAACTCCGAGCTTGAGGAGCTCTCCGCCAACACCGAGGTTGGAATAGGCGTGAGGGCCTTCAAGGGTTCCTGGGGCTTCTCAAGCGCTAACGACCTCTCGAGGGCTGAAAAGGCCATTGAGACGGCCATGAAAATAGCCCGCCTCTCGGGCGGCTCTTCCAGGGTATACGAGGGCGACCCCGTTAAGGACAGGGCGGTTATCCCCATGGGGAGACCCTTTGATGACGTTTCCCTCGAGGAGAAGCTTGAGCTGGTTCGAGAGATAGACGGCCACCTTATGGGGGAGGGCATCTCCAACAGGAGCGTCTCCTACGGGGAGGGCGTTAAGAGGCAGTTCTACTTCAACTCCGTGGGGAGCGAGGTTGAAACGGTCGTGCCGAGGGCGAGGCTCTTCTTCAGCGCCACTGCCAAGGAGAACGCGGAGATGCAGTCCTACTGGAAGATATTCGGGGGCACGGGAGGATGGGAGATAATCGAGCGCGTTAACGTGGAGGAGTGGGCCTCCTTCGTTAAGGAGAAGGCTCTATCGCTCCTCAGGGCTTCCCCGCCGCCATCGGGTGAGTTTGAGGTTATAGCCGACCCGGAACTTGCCGGCGTTTTTATCCACGAGGCCATAGGGCATGCGGCTGAAGCTGACGCGGTCAAAACGGGCGAGAGCATACTCGCCGGGAGGCTCGGTGAGAGGATAGGCGTGGAGGGGCTCACCGTTGTGGACGACCCCACGCTCCCGGGCAGGTTTGGATCCTACGTCTACGACGACGAGGGGATAAAGGCTAGGCGCGTTGAGATAATAAAGGATGGTGTGCTTCTCAACTACCTCAACGACAGGGAGACGAGCGCGGTTTTGAACCTCGAGCCGAACGGCCACGGAAGGGCCCAGAGCTACGCTCACCAGCCCCTCGTGAGGATGAGCAACACCTTCATAGAGCCCGGGGACTGGAGCTTTGAGGAGATGGTGGCGGAGGTTAGGAGGGGCCTCTACATGGTGGGCGACAAGGGGGGTGAGGTTGACATAGCCAACGGCACCTTCACCTTCGGGGCCAAGGAGGGCTACCTCATAGAGAACGGCGAGATAAAGGCCCATCTCCGGGACGTGGCCCTCTCGGGCAAGATACTTGACGTCCTGAGGGAAATCCGCGCCATAGGGAAGGACCTGCGGGTTGATTTCCCCGGCTACTGCGGCAAGGGCCAGTGGGTGCCCGTTGATGACGGTGGGCCGCATATACTCACGAGGGCCCTCGTGGGGGGATTGAAATGA
- a CDS encoding AAA family ATPase, producing the protein MVEVEWGKELCGRIVKEVSSVFIGNEEVVRKTLAAVLVNGNVLFEDHPGLGKTLLAKTFGKVLGLSYSRIQFTPDLLPADITGTKVWKPERGIFELVKGPIFTNVLLADEINRAPPKTQSALLEAMEERQVTIEGETIRLEEPFFVIATQNPIEYEGTYPLPEAQLDRFLLRLSTGYPKTLEDEVNILRARLEWGKDDPTEDIKPVVSKDTLIRMQREVEHGVFIHEEVLKYIAAIVREARKDERVEAGPSPRGALALLKLSKALAFMDGRDFVIPDDVKEIAVEALAHRMVIKAEYAFEGISGEKIVENALKKVPVPKEFKREEA; encoded by the coding sequence GTGGTTGAAGTGGAATGGGGTAAGGAACTCTGTGGGCGCATAGTTAAGGAGGTCTCGTCCGTTTTCATAGGGAACGAGGAAGTGGTTAGAAAGACCCTCGCTGCTGTGCTCGTGAACGGGAACGTCCTCTTCGAGGATCACCCCGGACTCGGGAAAACACTGCTGGCAAAGACGTTCGGGAAGGTTCTCGGGCTCAGCTACTCCAGAATACAGTTCACACCCGACTTACTTCCAGCGGACATCACGGGAACCAAAGTGTGGAAGCCCGAAAGGGGGATCTTCGAACTGGTTAAAGGGCCGATATTCACGAACGTTCTACTTGCGGATGAGATCAACCGCGCCCCCCCAAAGACGCAGAGTGCACTCCTTGAAGCCATGGAGGAACGCCAGGTAACCATAGAGGGAGAAACCATAAGGCTCGAAGAGCCATTCTTCGTGATAGCCACGCAGAACCCCATAGAGTACGAGGGCACTTACCCCCTCCCCGAGGCCCAACTCGACCGCTTCCTCCTCCGCCTCAGCACCGGTTATCCAAAAACGCTCGAAGACGAGGTGAACATACTCAGGGCGAGACTCGAGTGGGGCAAGGACGACCCCACGGAGGACATAAAACCCGTGGTCTCAAAGGACACGCTGATCAGGATGCAGAGAGAGGTGGAGCACGGCGTCTTCATCCACGAGGAGGTGCTCAAGTACATAGCGGCCATAGTGAGGGAGGCCAGGAAAGATGAGAGGGTTGAGGCGGGCCCGAGTCCGAGGGGAGCGCTTGCACTCCTCAAACTCTCCAAGGCCCTTGCATTCATGGACGGTCGCGATTTCGTGATTCCCGACGATGTCAAGGAAATAGCTGTAGAAGCGCTCGCCCACAGGATGGTAATAAAAGCTGAGTACGCCTTTGAGGGAATAAGCGGGGAGAAAATAGTTGAGAACGCCCTCAAAAAGGTCCCCGTCCCAAAGGAGTTCAAGCGTGAGGAAGCATGA
- a CDS encoding monovalent cation/H+ antiporter subunit E — MSFIIVFMWSLVLWLVLTAGSKGMLWSGEELVAGVIFSAIVAFSTKDVIGERASRFLNPVKWLGFIGYLPVLFWGMTKANLDVAYRVITGKIKPGIVRVPVELENDAQYTILSNSITLTPGTLTVDACPEEKALYVHWINVTEKEPKSSEVIAGSFEKWARRLGA; from the coding sequence ATGAGTTTCATTATTGTATTCATGTGGTCATTGGTGCTCTGGCTGGTGCTTACGGCTGGAAGCAAGGGGATGCTCTGGAGCGGCGAAGAGCTCGTCGCAGGAGTGATTTTCTCGGCCATCGTGGCATTCAGCACAAAGGACGTCATAGGGGAAAGAGCGTCGAGGTTCCTTAACCCGGTGAAGTGGCTCGGTTTCATAGGCTATCTCCCGGTGCTCTTCTGGGGGATGACCAAGGCCAACCTCGACGTGGCCTACCGCGTCATAACGGGCAAGATAAAGCCCGGGATTGTGAGGGTACCCGTTGAGCTTGAGAACGACGCCCAGTACACCATACTCAGCAACTCCATAACCCTCACCCCTGGAACGCTGACGGTTGACGCGTGCCCCGAGGAAAAGGCCCTCTACGTTCACTGGATAAACGTGACCGAAAAAGAGCCCAAGAGCTCCGAAGTCATAGCAGGCTCCTTTGAAAAGTGGGCAAGGAGGCTGGGAGCATGA
- a CDS encoding DUF58 domain-containing protein, with translation MIQKLLSWALWFLVVGIVFMIPELGYLAIIPLGVVALGILLDAPGNVSVERVLGKGSVRVGEEVEVKVRARVASGIGVFLLRQNLPEEFVLVEGSNVGAFFKGFRPVEVELSFRVKASRRGRYELPGVEFSGHHLLGLKPSRWGVYGGSKELTVMPLVTSPRRVRTPTTKSPIPIPTTSLSVRGSLSTDFREIREYRPGDPLKFVNWKASARKGKAMVNEFEREGKKTVMFYVDARDVMNVGTSVENPFEYAIQLVSSLSYYFTRRGYNIGLYVIGLDTLLPPATGSKQLYEIVKTLLELENFRAGEESLEEAIGKTKRILLSYTPLVVYVSNLLERNAGEVKGTVKKLRAIYKSARLPFLVFDISTYSLLGGGPEKLVRLEKRAIHHELAGAAYIMPWDPGKEDVSTILTKTVRLIR, from the coding sequence ATGATTCAGAAACTCCTCTCCTGGGCCCTCTGGTTCCTCGTGGTTGGAATCGTCTTCATGATCCCTGAGCTGGGCTATCTAGCTATAATCCCGCTTGGCGTGGTTGCACTCGGAATCCTCCTCGATGCGCCGGGAAACGTCAGTGTCGAGAGGGTTCTCGGCAAGGGGAGCGTGAGGGTGGGGGAGGAGGTTGAGGTTAAGGTGAGGGCTAGGGTTGCCTCGGGTATAGGGGTGTTCCTCCTCAGGCAAAACCTGCCGGAGGAGTTCGTCCTCGTGGAGGGAAGCAACGTCGGGGCCTTCTTCAAGGGGTTCAGGCCAGTTGAGGTTGAGCTGTCCTTCCGCGTTAAGGCCTCCAGAAGGGGGCGCTACGAGCTTCCCGGAGTGGAGTTCAGCGGACATCACCTCCTCGGCCTGAAGCCGAGCAGATGGGGCGTCTATGGAGGGAGTAAAGAGCTCACGGTGATGCCCCTCGTGACGTCGCCGAGGAGGGTGAGGACGCCGACGACGAAGTCCCCAATTCCAATACCCACCACGAGCCTTTCGGTGAGGGGTTCCCTCTCCACGGACTTCAGGGAGATAAGGGAGTACAGGCCCGGAGACCCCCTAAAGTTCGTCAACTGGAAGGCGAGCGCCCGGAAGGGCAAGGCCATGGTGAACGAGTTCGAGAGGGAGGGAAAGAAGACAGTCATGTTCTACGTTGACGCGAGGGACGTTATGAACGTGGGGACGAGCGTGGAAAACCCCTTTGAATATGCGATCCAGCTGGTTTCCTCCCTGTCCTACTACTTCACGAGGAGGGGCTACAACATAGGGCTCTACGTAATCGGGCTTGATACGCTGCTCCCCCCCGCCACGGGCTCAAAGCAGCTCTATGAAATCGTCAAGACGCTCCTCGAGCTGGAGAACTTCAGGGCGGGGGAGGAGAGCCTCGAGGAGGCGATAGGAAAGACGAAGAGGATACTCCTCAGCTACACGCCCCTCGTGGTCTACGTCTCCAACCTGCTCGAGAGGAACGCGGGGGAGGTCAAAGGCACCGTTAAAAAGCTCAGGGCGATTTATAAGAGCGCCAGGCTGCCCTTCCTTGTCTTCGACATCTCCACGTACTCGCTCCTCGGTGGCGGCCCTGAAAAGCTTGTGCGGCTTGAGAAGAGGGCCATACACCACGAGCTCGCGGGTGCGGCCTACATCATGCCCTGGGATCCCGGAAAGGAGGACGTCTCCACAATCCTAACGAAAACGGTGAGGCTGATAAGATGA
- a CDS encoding transglutaminase domain-containing protein: MMAMRRYLSSVLTLALSLILILSLTSFSKAFLKESLEEGRPQSIEELLLNREPPEGLNEFLRGMNMTPPGGGNATPNTPKMKTPNEVDVRQNLYSLLGSEARPVMVVSGAAHTNYLRQNVYTTYENGVWKGAPEDFSHTTPELPEVADWVDATTVRDEITVKPVEPIEGNLFTALYTTDVSTEALYSPSSNLFRAINEVPEYSFTTVHYIPSKGATFSLRSPPMEEYLQVPEVSERVREFAKSLVNDGMSDYEKAEAIENYLRNNYVYDLRAPPAPEDVDPLEWFLFHSKRGVCLDFNSAFVILARLNGLSARLVTGFYIDATPYEQVVKLNQAHAWAEVYFEGLGWVVFDATGVPEERVRVRERAVEESIITAEQLRGMMPQPYRLIVEPNPLHLKVGEEGKVNVTLIREDSTVQADFLVSFSPPYGDALILHGTNVTESTRIGAFDSPGNYTSVVTASLGGNTLTTETLRIIVEEERFSITATPSNVTTTRGRWVEVRLRVIPSGGFRRVVTLKPSLPFNWSLSRKAGVPPFESTLKFYVPEDAEPGSYVISIVGNGGGKTYTLQVPVRVVAPTRVEITDFQSEARLGEWMWVKFRLTDDFGRPLPYGSAGVDGIYLTLNRTKEEEGVPLPRKGLSYWEKGEVEMEVFIPAELDVGEYHIVLHYPGNGYYLPSNSDPVVKIKAESEFEVETFNLTRAGEVRILGTLKEKYGKGIKGSVSLFLDGNLQEFIETHENGTFEGRVTVSPGEHTVRLEYGGDEYHDATSAEWSFRAVDVIVNAPETWEVGEKVRITGKVLGVEEGMVFLSSAFESFNATLKDGNFTFKVNTTKPGGYTLILSYETLPLWEGKVKVVSPTKLEVEAPKIKAGGEENVTVKLTDAMGNPLPGRTVEVTIDRTYKATTDANGSVVITVKGIRRGTYDGVAVFRGEEYYMPSEVAFELRVYSYLDYLPYILSALLVPAALIAYRRRDELEKLVMEFLPEPLRIAFDREPPVYGVGDGIKVSLEEEAELYVDGELIGRGREFTLSLIKGTHVVEAVGRKRGKARVHVVDYREEVIRLYGKLLKKAEEMGINTEDRTPEEVRRFFEEKGYDPGALKELTWLFEVARYSIYPFGWEDFLRFYRALSEVVGDPYGEED; this comes from the coding sequence ATGATGGCCATGCGCCGGTACCTCTCTTCCGTTCTAACCCTCGCCCTATCGCTCATCCTGATACTCTCACTTACCTCCTTCTCGAAGGCGTTTCTCAAGGAATCCCTTGAGGAGGGAAGGCCCCAGAGCATTGAAGAGCTCCTTCTGAACAGGGAGCCGCCGGAGGGCCTGAACGAGTTTCTCAGGGGCATGAACATGACCCCTCCAGGCGGGGGGAACGCTACGCCCAATACGCCCAAGATGAAGACCCCCAATGAGGTGGACGTACGCCAGAACCTGTACTCCCTCCTCGGGAGTGAGGCCAGGCCGGTTATGGTGGTCTCGGGAGCGGCTCACACGAACTACCTGCGCCAGAACGTCTACACCACCTACGAAAACGGCGTGTGGAAGGGGGCACCAGAGGACTTCTCCCACACCACTCCGGAGCTCCCGGAGGTGGCGGATTGGGTTGATGCCACCACGGTCAGGGACGAGATAACGGTGAAGCCCGTCGAGCCGATTGAGGGGAACCTCTTCACGGCCCTCTACACCACGGACGTCTCCACGGAGGCGCTTTATTCGCCCTCCTCAAACCTTTTCCGGGCCATCAATGAAGTCCCTGAGTACAGCTTCACGACCGTGCACTACATCCCCTCGAAAGGGGCTACATTCTCTTTAAGGTCGCCACCCATGGAGGAGTACCTCCAGGTGCCGGAGGTGAGCGAAAGGGTTAGAGAATTTGCTAAATCCCTCGTGAACGATGGCATGAGCGACTACGAGAAGGCGGAGGCGATAGAGAACTATCTACGGAACAACTACGTCTACGACCTGAGGGCCCCTCCTGCCCCCGAGGACGTTGACCCGCTTGAGTGGTTCCTCTTCCACTCGAAGAGGGGCGTCTGCCTGGACTTCAACTCCGCCTTCGTAATACTCGCGAGGCTCAACGGCCTCTCAGCAAGGCTCGTAACGGGTTTCTACATTGACGCCACGCCCTACGAGCAGGTTGTCAAACTCAACCAGGCCCACGCGTGGGCGGAGGTCTATTTCGAGGGACTCGGATGGGTGGTGTTTGACGCCACAGGAGTACCGGAGGAGCGCGTGAGGGTGCGCGAGAGGGCTGTGGAGGAGAGCATCATCACCGCCGAACAGCTCCGCGGGATGATGCCCCAGCCCTACCGCCTCATAGTGGAGCCCAACCCCCTCCACCTGAAGGTCGGGGAGGAGGGAAAGGTCAACGTCACGCTCATAAGGGAGGACTCAACTGTTCAGGCCGACTTTCTCGTGAGCTTCTCACCCCCCTACGGGGACGCGCTCATCCTCCACGGGACCAACGTCACGGAAAGCACGAGGATAGGGGCCTTTGACTCCCCCGGAAACTACACCTCTGTGGTAACGGCCTCTCTGGGTGGGAACACCCTGACAACCGAAACCCTGAGGATAATCGTGGAGGAGGAGAGATTCAGCATAACCGCCACTCCCTCCAACGTCACGACTACGAGGGGGAGATGGGTTGAGGTGAGGCTCAGGGTAATCCCAAGCGGCGGCTTTAGAAGGGTGGTGACCCTTAAACCCTCCCTCCCCTTCAACTGGAGCCTCTCGAGGAAAGCCGGAGTTCCCCCCTTCGAGAGCACTCTGAAATTCTACGTCCCCGAAGATGCCGAACCCGGCAGCTACGTAATATCCATAGTGGGGAATGGAGGAGGCAAAACCTACACGCTCCAGGTGCCCGTCAGGGTGGTCGCCCCCACGAGGGTGGAGATAACCGACTTCCAGAGCGAGGCAAGGCTCGGGGAGTGGATGTGGGTGAAGTTCAGGCTCACGGACGACTTTGGAAGGCCACTCCCCTACGGATCGGCAGGGGTGGACGGGATTTACCTGACGCTGAACAGGACGAAGGAAGAGGAGGGCGTGCCTTTACCAAGGAAGGGACTCTCCTACTGGGAAAAGGGAGAGGTGGAGATGGAAGTCTTCATCCCGGCGGAGCTCGACGTTGGGGAGTACCACATCGTCCTCCACTATCCGGGCAACGGCTACTACCTTCCCTCCAACAGCGACCCGGTGGTGAAGATAAAGGCCGAGAGCGAGTTCGAGGTGGAGACGTTCAACCTAACGCGCGCCGGCGAAGTCAGAATCCTCGGAACCCTCAAGGAAAAGTACGGGAAGGGAATAAAGGGTAGCGTAAGCCTTTTCCTCGACGGAAACCTTCAGGAGTTCATCGAAACCCACGAAAACGGCACCTTTGAGGGGAGAGTTACGGTAAGCCCCGGAGAGCACACGGTGAGACTGGAATATGGAGGAGACGAGTACCACGATGCAACCTCAGCGGAGTGGAGCTTCAGGGCCGTGGACGTCATCGTTAACGCGCCCGAAACCTGGGAGGTGGGCGAGAAGGTCAGGATAACGGGAAAGGTCCTTGGAGTGGAGGAGGGCATGGTGTTCCTCTCCTCCGCCTTTGAGAGCTTCAACGCGACGCTGAAGGACGGGAACTTCACATTTAAGGTAAACACCACGAAACCCGGGGGTTACACGCTCATCCTCTCCTATGAAACGCTCCCCCTCTGGGAGGGGAAGGTCAAAGTGGTCTCCCCCACGAAGCTCGAGGTCGAGGCACCGAAGATCAAAGCTGGAGGAGAAGAGAACGTCACGGTAAAACTTACGGACGCCATGGGGAACCCCCTCCCTGGAAGGACTGTCGAGGTCACCATAGATAGGACGTATAAGGCCACAACGGACGCCAACGGGAGCGTTGTAATAACGGTGAAGGGAATTAGGAGGGGAACATACGACGGAGTGGCCGTCTTCAGGGGAGAGGAGTATTACATGCCTTCCGAGGTGGCCTTCGAGCTCAGGGTGTACTCCTACCTGGACTACCTGCCCTACATACTCTCCGCCCTCCTCGTGCCAGCAGCGCTTATAGCCTACAGGAGAAGGGACGAGCTGGAAAAGCTCGTGATGGAGTTTCTACCCGAGCCCCTGAGGATAGCCTTCGACAGGGAGCCACCCGTTTACGGTGTGGGCGATGGGATAAAGGTCTCCCTTGAAGAGGAAGCGGAGCTCTACGTGGACGGGGAGCTTATCGGCCGCGGAAGGGAGTTCACCCTCTCCCTCATTAAGGGAACGCACGTGGTCGAGGCGGTGGGCAGGAAGAGAGGAAAGGCCAGAGTCCACGTGGTTGACTACCGTGAGGAGGTAATCCGCCTCTACGGGAAGCTCCTGAAGAAGGCGGAGGAGATGGGGATTAACACAGAGGACAGGACACCGGAGGAAGTGAGGCGCTTTTTCGAGGAGAAGGGGTATGACCCCGGGGCGCTTAAGGAGCTCACATGGCTGTTCGAGGTGGCCAGGTACAGCATCTACCCCTTCGGCTGGGAGGACTTCCTGAGGTTCTACAGGGCGCTTTCGGAAGTTGTGGGTGATCCCTATGGAGAGGAAGATTGA